The Fundidesulfovibrio magnetotacticus genome has a window encoding:
- a CDS encoding acyltransferase translates to MPQWFTTKLRQAAEALDNIDDPEAVLDVLGILEAPPMELNSVARMQLYAETLPKAQEFPLTPGQRHLHFLWDYFDRLPLSLIVPFSIPFRRMVARKLFGACGTAFMAEENVRFNFGRLLSVGDNVFINRNTFLDTKGGVTLGNGVALAEDVRIITHTHGESSHIEREYRPVVIQEYAKVYSGAMIFPGVTVGRQAIVAAGALVTHDVPDNMVAAGRPAKVLRERRTEGKEGEALDHIWLF, encoded by the coding sequence ATGCCCCAGTGGTTCACCACCAAGCTCCGGCAGGCCGCCGAGGCCCTGGACAACATCGACGACCCCGAGGCCGTCCTGGACGTGCTGGGCATCCTGGAGGCCCCGCCCATGGAGCTCAACTCCGTGGCCCGCATGCAACTCTACGCCGAGACACTGCCCAAGGCCCAGGAGTTCCCCCTGACCCCGGGACAGCGCCACCTGCATTTTCTCTGGGATTATTTCGACAGGCTGCCCTTGTCGCTCATCGTCCCCTTCTCCATACCGTTCCGGCGCATGGTGGCCAGGAAACTGTTCGGCGCGTGCGGAACGGCCTTCATGGCCGAGGAGAACGTGCGCTTCAACTTCGGCCGACTGCTCTCGGTGGGCGACAACGTGTTCATCAACCGCAACACGTTCCTGGACACCAAGGGCGGCGTGACCCTGGGCAACGGCGTGGCCCTGGCCGAGGACGTGCGCATCATCACCCACACCCACGGCGAATCCTCGCACATCGAACGCGAATACAGGCCCGTGGTCATCCAGGAGTACGCCAAGGTCTATTCCGGGGCCATGATCTTCCCCGGCGTCACCGTGGGTCGTCAGGCCATCGTGGCCGCCGGGGCCCTGGTCACCCACGACGTGCCCGACAACATGGTCGCGGCCGGACGCCCGGCCAAGGTGCTCCGGGAACGGCGCACCGAAGGCAAAGAGGGCGAGGCCCTGGACCACATCTGGCTGTTCTGA
- a CDS encoding AraC family transcriptional regulator: MNATRTGYRRRLLAVLAHIQEHLDEELTLGGLARVAGFSPFHFHRIFLGMTGETIGAHIRRLRLTRAAIRLEFSGMSVTEAALEAGYEAPEAFSRAFRTQYGESPSGFRRLARRRRQEHVARLFPFPEDFLNYHLTGAIDMDVTIVRKEPLRVAYARATGPYRQSATEAWNRLMALAGPKGLFRPGARYLGVGHDDPSSTAPELIRYDACVTVGPEFQPEGELAVMDLPGGEYAVVLHKGPYEEAEKVYMWLYGVWLPQSGREPAPRPGYEEYLNSPETTPPAELLTEINVPLADR; this comes from the coding sequence ATGAACGCGACCCGCACCGGATACCGTCGCCGCCTGCTGGCGGTGCTCGCCCACATCCAGGAGCACCTGGACGAGGAGCTTACCCTGGGGGGGCTGGCCCGGGTCGCGGGGTTTTCGCCCTTCCATTTCCACCGCATCTTCCTGGGCATGACGGGCGAGACCATCGGGGCGCACATCCGCCGCCTGCGCCTGACCCGGGCGGCCATCCGCCTGGAGTTCTCCGGCATGAGCGTCACCGAGGCCGCCCTGGAGGCGGGCTACGAGGCCCCGGAGGCCTTCAGCCGGGCCTTCCGGACCCAGTACGGGGAGTCGCCCAGCGGCTTCCGCCGTCTGGCGCGCCGCCGCCGCCAGGAACATGTGGCCCGGCTCTTCCCCTTTCCGGAAGACTTCCTCAACTACCATCTCACGGGAGCCATCGACATGGACGTGACCATCGTGCGCAAAGAGCCTTTGCGCGTGGCCTATGCCCGCGCCACCGGACCCTACCGGCAGTCGGCCACGGAGGCCTGGAACAGACTCATGGCCCTGGCCGGGCCCAAGGGCCTCTTCCGACCCGGGGCGCGCTACCTGGGCGTGGGGCACGACGACCCCTCCTCCACCGCGCCGGAGCTGATCCGCTACGACGCCTGCGTCACCGTGGGGCCGGAGTTCCAGCCCGAGGGCGAGTTGGCCGTGATGGACCTGCCCGGCGGCGAGTACGCCGTGGTGCTCCACAAGGGGCCGTACGAGGAGGCGGAGAAGGTCTACATGTGGCTCTACGGCGTGTGGCTGCCGCAGTCCGGCCGCGAGCCCGCGCCGCGCCCCGGCTACGAGGAGTACCTGAACAGCCCCGAGACCACGCCCCCGGCGGAGCTGCTCACCGAGATCAACGTGCCCCTGGCGGACAGGTAG
- a CDS encoding cation-efflux pump: MDEKHLADREKASAALSSVAAAVFLTAMKIVVGLSTNSLGILSEAAHSGLDLVAAALTYFAVRYSSLPADERHPYGHGKAENLSALVETLLLLVTCIWIVRESVERLFYHPEAVEVTWWSFGVMAVSIVIDITRSRMLARMAEKHKSQALEADALHFATDVWSSAVVLLGLGLVWLAGQLPEGSAWRPFLERGDAVAALGVCVIVVRVSVKLGREAVDVLLDGGSQALVEDIRAALRDIPGVRGVPQVRARLSGPSTFVDLTLDVARQDSFEEAHRIGARAEEAVKQTLPGADVVVHLKPAAAEEQGLHEAVRSLAARHAVGVHGLRIWRSPGGLQMEMHVEVPDGLSLAKAHEMVTDFENAVRAALPDPVRITSHIEPVADAALEKRVKPCREEAIRRKVEELMAGLDGVTDCHGLAVQRLGDKYSVSFHCRMDPATPIGQAHDMTARMEDMVRAAVQDVGRVVIHAEPEPGAFVKGYPAAGP, from the coding sequence ATGGACGAAAAGCACCTCGCAGACCGGGAAAAGGCCTCGGCCGCCCTCTCCTCCGTGGCGGCCGCCGTGTTTCTCACGGCCATGAAGATCGTGGTGGGGCTCTCCACCAACTCCCTGGGCATCCTCTCCGAGGCCGCCCACTCAGGGCTGGACCTGGTGGCCGCCGCCCTCACCTACTTCGCCGTGCGCTACTCCTCCCTGCCCGCCGACGAGCGCCACCCCTACGGCCACGGCAAGGCCGAAAACCTCTCGGCCCTGGTGGAGACGCTGTTGCTGCTGGTCACGTGCATCTGGATCGTGCGGGAATCGGTGGAACGGCTCTTCTACCACCCCGAGGCGGTGGAGGTGACCTGGTGGAGCTTCGGGGTGATGGCCGTGTCCATCGTCATCGACATCACGCGCTCCCGGATGCTGGCGCGCATGGCCGAAAAGCACAAAAGCCAGGCCCTGGAGGCCGACGCCCTGCACTTCGCCACGGACGTGTGGTCCTCGGCCGTGGTGCTCCTGGGCCTTGGGCTGGTGTGGCTGGCCGGGCAACTGCCGGAGGGCTCTGCCTGGAGGCCCTTCCTGGAGCGCGGCGACGCCGTGGCGGCCCTGGGCGTGTGCGTCATCGTGGTGCGCGTGAGCGTGAAGCTCGGGCGTGAGGCCGTGGACGTGCTCCTGGACGGCGGCTCCCAGGCCCTGGTGGAGGACATCCGCGCCGCCCTGCGAGACATCCCCGGGGTGCGCGGCGTGCCCCAGGTGCGCGCCCGGCTCTCGGGGCCGTCGACCTTCGTGGACCTTACCCTGGACGTGGCCCGCCAGGACAGCTTCGAGGAGGCCCACCGCATCGGGGCCAGGGCCGAGGAGGCCGTGAAGCAGACCCTGCCCGGGGCCGACGTGGTGGTGCACCTCAAGCCCGCCGCCGCCGAGGAGCAGGGCCTGCACGAGGCCGTGCGCTCGCTCGCCGCGCGCCACGCCGTGGGCGTGCACGGCCTGCGCATCTGGCGCTCTCCCGGCGGGCTGCAGATGGAGATGCACGTGGAGGTGCCCGACGGGCTCTCCCTGGCCAAGGCCCACGAGATGGTCACGGACTTCGAGAACGCCGTGCGCGCGGCCCTGCCCGACCCCGTGCGCATCACCAGCCACATCGAGCCCGTGGCGGACGCCGCGCTGGAGAAGCGCGTGAAGCCCTGCCGCGAGGAGGCCATCCGCCGCAAGGTGGAGGAGCTCATGGCGGGCCTGGACGGCGTCACCGACTGCCACGGCCTGGCCGTGCAGCGCCTGGGCGACAAGTATTCCGTGAGCTTCCACTGCCGCATGGACCCGGCAACCCCCATCGGCCAGGCCCACGACATGACCGCGCGCATGGAGGACATGGTGCGCGCCGCCGTGCAGGACGTGGGCCGCGTGGTGATCCACGCGGAGCCCGAGCCGGGCGCGTTCGTGAAGGGCTATCCGGCCGCCGGGCCGTAG
- a CDS encoding HD domain-containing phosphohydrolase translates to MVDDSPSLVHYLKTALSAARYHVHTAYNGREAVEVIKSRPVDVILCDLQMPEMDGKKLRRKLMAHGRYSRIPFVAMSAHDTAENFNAMRELQAAAFLTKPFKPEQLFIVLSRLQEEARLQELSERRLVRLEKNLLVRSIVSLAQALDARDNCTRTHSVAAARVAVKIAARMGIPRADIRQLFIAGKLHDIGKIGIPDAILQKPARLTEEEFAVIKTHPQAGARILAPIPSLREAAEIIHCHHERPDGKGYPRGLSGGEIHFLAHILSIADVFEALMSDRPYRRGLPLEETLTIMSGGRGTQFHAECFDSFLILVREGCFAGVGKGREGAAGATCPDPA, encoded by the coding sequence GTGGTCGACGATTCTCCCTCGCTCGTCCACTACCTGAAGACGGCCCTTTCGGCCGCGCGCTACCACGTCCACACGGCGTACAACGGCCGCGAGGCCGTGGAGGTGATCAAGTCCCGCCCCGTGGACGTGATCCTGTGCGACCTCCAGATGCCCGAGATGGACGGCAAGAAGCTGCGGCGCAAGCTCATGGCCCACGGCCGCTACAGCCGCATCCCCTTCGTGGCCATGAGCGCCCACGACACCGCCGAGAACTTCAACGCCATGCGCGAGCTTCAGGCCGCGGCGTTTCTCACCAAGCCCTTCAAGCCCGAGCAGCTGTTCATTGTGCTCTCCCGGCTCCAGGAGGAGGCCCGGCTCCAGGAGCTTTCCGAACGCAGGCTGGTGAGGCTGGAGAAGAACCTGCTGGTGCGCAGCATCGTGAGCCTGGCCCAGGCCCTGGACGCGCGCGACAACTGCACGCGCACCCACTCCGTGGCCGCCGCGCGCGTGGCCGTGAAGATCGCCGCGCGCATGGGCATCCCCAGGGCGGACATCAGGCAGCTCTTCATCGCGGGTAAGCTCCACGACATCGGCAAGATCGGCATCCCCGACGCCATCCTCCAGAAGCCCGCGCGGCTCACCGAGGAGGAATTCGCCGTCATCAAGACCCACCCCCAGGCCGGGGCGCGCATCCTCGCGCCCATCCCCAGCCTGCGCGAGGCCGCCGAGATCATCCACTGCCACCACGAGCGCCCCGACGGCAAAGGCTACCCCCGGGGCCTCTCGGGCGGGGAGATCCACTTCCTGGCGCACATCCTCTCCATCGCCGACGTCTTCGAGGCCCTCATGAGCGACCGGCCCTACCGCAGGGGCCTGCCCCTGGAGGAAACCCTGACCATCATGAGCGGCGGCCGCGGCACGCAGTTCCACGCCGAATGCTTCGACTCCTTCCTGATACTGGTGCGCGAGGGATGCTTCGCGGGCGTGGGCAAGGGGAGGGAGGGCGCGGCCGGGGCGACCTGCCCCGATCCGGCCTGA
- a CDS encoding ComEC/Rec2 family competence protein yields MRDAPAPARRAVPGLLPWQGLLLACACGAWAVQDPASGALALLATAACFRLAGRALPGPGLMLLAALAGLAYAWLRLPAPPDLPDWIDRRPHGVLLARVEAVSDRPGNRLEILLDGVSFRFDSARPLPPGVRSASDSQTVPGAAVGPTQAGEPLPGRMVWTWQDPAFRPVPGSMVRLAARPHAVDGFDNPGVQDWAWRWRVRGVFLRVFTQGGKAVELVRQADPSALEAWRGRLREAILRGAGGDSAGGMVLGLVTGDRSGVDPSDLDRVRRASLAHLLAVSGMNLAAVAAMGWALAWLAGAAWPGLLLRVPRPRLAVLLGAPLVAGYLWLGRFEPSLVRAALMFGAWGWLLLLGRTGVLLDGLFFALAVMFALDPLCVFDVGLQLSAAAVAGLVLLAPLALPVADALRGGGAWRLAALVLPGWIAVTLAAQLAVLPIQASVFGEAGAHLYLNLLWTPVVEWAAQPLAYLGALCATWWPAMGDALLRASAGLCALLFESLRFMDARGWLAVHPVYRPWSPEALGYWLLLGGLAYARRMGARRAVAWCALCLCLLGGPWLWRAWEQSRDAVSLTMLDVGQGQALVVEARGGRRWLVDAGGTASPSFDPGRAVLSPALTWGRFPALEGIALSHPDKDHTAGAAYLLSNYRVGFLAGNGFWPGSSDFARAVAQSGLEPRAWRAGERIVLAEGLELEVLGPPAGTALTGNDASLVLRLVWRGRGLALLPGDAGSAVLEGLAASGRDLSAEVLVVAHHGSRSALAPGFYGAAGAKWGLISCGRGNAFGFPAAEVSRALGEAGMRVLETAREGAVTARWASAEAPAIVRGVRGR; encoded by the coding sequence GTGCGTGACGCCCCGGCCCCGGCGCGCCGCGCCGTCCCGGGGCTTCTCCCCTGGCAGGGGCTCCTGCTGGCCTGCGCCTGCGGGGCCTGGGCCGTGCAGGACCCGGCCTCCGGGGCGCTGGCGCTCCTGGCGACGGCGGCCTGCTTCCGCCTCGCCGGGCGCGCGCTCCCCGGTCCCGGCCTCATGCTCCTGGCCGCCCTGGCGGGCCTGGCCTACGCCTGGCTGCGCCTGCCCGCACCGCCAGACCTCCCCGACTGGATCGACCGGCGGCCCCACGGCGTGCTCCTGGCCCGCGTGGAGGCCGTCTCCGACCGCCCTGGCAACCGCCTGGAAATCCTCCTGGACGGGGTCTCGTTCCGATTCGACTCCGCGCGTCCCCTCCCGCCGGGCGTGCGGAGCGCGTCGGATTCCCAGACCGTTCCGGGCGCGGCCGTCGGGCCGACCCAGGCGGGCGAACCCCTGCCCGGCCGCATGGTCTGGACCTGGCAGGACCCCGCCTTCCGGCCCGTGCCGGGCAGCATGGTGCGCCTCGCCGCGCGGCCCCACGCCGTGGACGGTTTCGACAACCCCGGCGTGCAGGACTGGGCCTGGCGCTGGCGCGTGCGCGGCGTGTTCCTGCGCGTGTTCACCCAGGGCGGCAAGGCCGTGGAGCTGGTCCGGCAGGCCGACCCCTCAGCCCTGGAGGCCTGGCGCGGGCGGCTGCGCGAGGCCATCCTGAGGGGCGCGGGGGGCGATTCGGCCGGGGGCATGGTGCTGGGGCTCGTCACGGGCGACCGATCCGGCGTGGACCCGTCCGACCTGGACCGCGTGCGCCGCGCTTCCCTGGCCCACCTGCTGGCCGTCTCGGGCATGAACCTTGCGGCCGTGGCGGCCATGGGCTGGGCCCTGGCCTGGCTGGCGGGGGCGGCCTGGCCCGGGCTTCTCCTGCGCGTTCCCCGGCCCCGGCTGGCGGTGCTGCTTGGCGCGCCGCTGGTGGCGGGGTATCTCTGGCTGGGCCGCTTCGAGCCGTCCCTGGTGCGCGCGGCGCTCATGTTCGGGGCGTGGGGCTGGCTTCTGCTGCTGGGGCGCACGGGGGTGCTGCTGGACGGGCTGTTCTTCGCCCTGGCTGTCATGTTCGCGCTCGATCCGCTCTGCGTGTTCGACGTGGGGCTCCAGCTTTCGGCGGCGGCCGTGGCCGGGCTGGTGCTCCTGGCCCCCCTGGCCCTGCCCGTGGCGGACGCGCTGCGGGGCGGGGGGGCCTGGCGTCTGGCGGCCCTTGTCCTGCCGGGCTGGATCGCCGTGACGCTGGCGGCGCAGCTGGCCGTGCTGCCCATCCAGGCCTCGGTGTTCGGGGAGGCCGGGGCGCATCTCTATTTGAACCTGCTCTGGACCCCGGTGGTGGAGTGGGCGGCCCAGCCCCTGGCCTACCTGGGGGCGCTCTGCGCCACGTGGTGGCCGGCCATGGGCGACGCCCTGCTGCGCGCCTCGGCGGGGTTGTGCGCGCTGCTTTTCGAGAGCCTGCGCTTCATGGACGCCAGGGGCTGGCTGGCGGTGCATCCGGTGTACCGCCCGTGGTCCCCGGAGGCGCTGGGCTACTGGCTCCTGCTGGGCGGGCTGGCCTATGCGCGGCGCATGGGGGCGCGGCGCGCGGTGGCGTGGTGCGCGCTTTGCCTGTGCCTTCTGGGCGGCCCCTGGCTGTGGCGCGCCTGGGAGCAGAGCCGCGACGCCGTGTCGCTGACCATGCTCGACGTGGGCCAGGGCCAGGCCCTGGTGGTGGAGGCCCGGGGCGGGCGGCGCTGGCTGGTGGACGCGGGCGGCACGGCGTCGCCGTCGTTCGATCCCGGGCGCGCGGTGCTCTCGCCCGCGCTCACCTGGGGGCGCTTTCCGGCGCTGGAGGGCATCGCGCTCTCCCATCCCGACAAGGACCACACGGCCGGGGCGGCCTACCTGCTCTCCAACTACCGCGTGGGCTTCCTGGCGGGCAACGGCTTCTGGCCGGGGTCCTCGGATTTCGCGCGCGCCGTGGCCCAAAGCGGGCTCGAACCCCGCGCGTGGCGCGCCGGGGAGCGCATCGTCCTGGCCGAGGGCCTGGAGCTGGAGGTGCTCGGCCCCCCGGCGGGCACGGCGCTTACGGGAAACGACGCCTCACTGGTGCTGCGTCTGGTCTGGCGCGGCAGGGGCCTGGCGCTGCTCCCGGGCGACGCCGGGAGCGCGGTGCTGGAGGGGTTGGCGGCTTCGGGGCGCGATCTTTCGGCCGAGGTGCTCGTGGTGGCGCACCACGGCAGCCGCTCGGCCCTGGCGCCGGGGTTCTACGGGGCGGCGGGGGCGAAGTGGGGCTTGATAAGTTGCGGCCGGGGGAACGCCTTCGGGTTCCCGGCGGCGGAGGTGTCGCGTGCCTTGGGCGAAGCGGGGATGCGGGTTCTCGAGACGGCGCGCGAGGGAGCGGTCACGGCGCGCTGGGCCTCCGCGGAAGCCCCGGCGATTGTCCGGGGCGTGCGGGGTCGCTGA
- the murA gene encoding UDP-N-acetylglucosamine 1-carboxyvinyltransferase, with protein sequence MDKLIIEGGLPLRGTVRISGSKNAALPILLAAPLLDSPVTYRNVPNLRDIHTTFKLLKILGLETEFDPASATARVSPAAALNPEAPYDLVKTMRASVLCLGPLLARLGEARVALPGGCAIGARPVNLHLTALEKMGARFDLESGYIAGKTSGLRGAKIVFDQVTVGGTENLIMAACLAQGETILENAAREPEVVDLANFLIACGAKITGHGTPVVRIEGVTSLSGPDYPIMGDRIEAGTYLVASAITGGDILLENCPCEALDAVFSKLREMGVVIDETPGGLRVRPGGELACADVTTLPYPGFPTDMQAQVMALMCVASGAGTIRETIFENRFMHVQELVRLGARIKVSAQSAFVRGVPRLTGAPVMASDLRASASLVLAGLAAHGTTEVARIYHLDRGYEAMEVKLQGLGARVRRAKE encoded by the coding sequence ATGGACAAGCTCATCATCGAAGGCGGCCTGCCCCTGCGCGGGACCGTGAGGATCTCCGGCTCCAAGAACGCGGCCCTGCCCATCCTGCTGGCCGCCCCCCTGCTGGATTCGCCCGTCACCTACCGCAACGTCCCCAATCTGCGCGACATCCACACCACCTTCAAGCTCCTGAAGATCCTCGGTCTCGAAACCGAGTTCGACCCGGCCTCCGCCACCGCCCGCGTGAGCCCGGCGGCAGCGCTCAACCCCGAGGCCCCCTACGACCTGGTGAAGACCATGCGCGCCTCCGTGCTCTGCCTGGGGCCGCTCCTGGCCCGCCTGGGCGAGGCCCGCGTGGCCCTGCCCGGCGGCTGCGCCATCGGGGCCAGGCCCGTGAACCTGCACCTCACCGCCCTGGAGAAGATGGGCGCGCGCTTCGACCTGGAGTCGGGCTACATCGCCGGCAAGACCAGCGGGCTGCGCGGGGCCAAGATCGTCTTCGACCAGGTGACCGTTGGCGGCACCGAGAACCTGATCATGGCCGCATGCCTCGCCCAGGGCGAGACCATCCTCGAAAACGCCGCGCGCGAGCCCGAAGTGGTGGACCTGGCCAACTTCCTCATCGCCTGCGGCGCGAAGATCACCGGCCACGGCACCCCCGTGGTGCGCATCGAGGGTGTCACCTCGCTTTCCGGGCCGGACTACCCCATCATGGGCGACCGCATCGAGGCGGGCACCTACCTGGTGGCCTCGGCCATCACCGGCGGCGACATCCTCCTGGAGAACTGCCCCTGCGAGGCCCTGGACGCCGTGTTCAGCAAGCTGCGCGAGATGGGCGTGGTGATCGACGAAACCCCGGGCGGACTGCGCGTGCGCCCCGGCGGCGAGCTGGCCTGCGCCGACGTGACCACACTGCCCTATCCCGGCTTCCCCACCGACATGCAGGCCCAGGTGATGGCCCTCATGTGCGTGGCCTCGGGCGCGGGCACCATCCGCGAGACCATCTTCGAGAACCGCTTCATGCACGTGCAGGAGCTGGTGCGCCTGGGCGCGCGCATCAAGGTGAGCGCCCAGAGCGCCTTCGTGCGCGGCGTGCCCAGGCTCACGGGAGCGCCCGTCATGGCCTCGGACCTGCGCGCCAGCGCCTCCCTGGTGCTGGCGGGCCTGGCCGCCCACGGAACCACCGAAGTGGCGCGCATCTACCACCTGGACCGGGGCTACGAAGCCATGGAAGTGAAGCTCCAGGGCCTGGGCGCGCGCGTGCGCCGGGCCAAGGAATAG
- a CDS encoding diguanylate cyclase, with product MASILVVDDSKTFGSLLRRLVEKETGIGCVWAKSLAECKAALEEASGPFVAALLDLNLPDAPEGEVVDLVLAHAIPSIVFTGELSEELRGKVWSRRIVDYVRKEGAHNLRYVARLLKRLVRNKGLKALVVDDSALARAAARRLLDAHGYLVFEAGGGAQALKLLEKEPDIRLAVIDYFMPDMNGAELTTALRERLGFEDAAIIGVSAEGDMSTSVSFLKSGANDFIHKPFQAEEFYCRVAQNVDMLNMFEDIREMANRDFLTGLANRKHLFETGKKLFASQRRGHLRLSAAMMDLDHFKRVNDTFGHDAGDAVLRHFASVLKERFRETDILARFGGEEFCVLSVNMDPAKAFDIFDAFRREVAAKPVLHGGREIPCSVSVGVAVGPGAGFEELLKASDELLYRSKAEGRNRVTVG from the coding sequence ATGGCATCGATCCTCGTCGTGGACGACAGCAAAACCTTCGGTTCGCTTTTGCGCCGTCTGGTGGAAAAGGAGACCGGCATCGGCTGCGTCTGGGCCAAGTCCCTCGCCGAGTGCAAGGCCGCCCTGGAGGAGGCTTCTGGACCCTTCGTGGCCGCCCTGCTGGACCTGAACCTCCCCGATGCCCCGGAGGGGGAGGTGGTGGACCTCGTGCTCGCCCACGCCATCCCCTCCATCGTCTTCACCGGGGAGCTTTCCGAGGAACTGCGCGGCAAGGTGTGGTCCAGGCGCATCGTGGACTACGTGCGCAAGGAAGGCGCGCACAACCTGCGCTACGTGGCGAGGCTGCTCAAGCGCCTCGTGCGCAACAAGGGCCTCAAGGCGCTTGTCGTGGACGATTCCGCCCTGGCCCGGGCAGCGGCGCGACGCCTGCTCGACGCCCACGGATACCTGGTGTTCGAAGCCGGAGGAGGCGCGCAGGCGCTGAAGCTGTTGGAGAAGGAGCCCGACATCCGCCTGGCCGTGATCGACTACTTCATGCCCGACATGAACGGCGCGGAACTGACCACGGCCCTGCGGGAACGCCTGGGCTTCGAGGACGCCGCGATCATCGGCGTCTCGGCCGAAGGGGACATGAGCACCTCCGTGTCGTTTCTCAAGAGCGGGGCCAACGACTTCATCCACAAACCCTTCCAGGCCGAGGAGTTCTACTGCCGCGTCGCCCAGAACGTGGACATGCTCAACATGTTCGAGGACATTCGCGAGATGGCCAACAGGGATTTCCTCACCGGCCTGGCCAACCGCAAACACCTCTTCGAGACGGGGAAAAAGCTCTTCGCCAGCCAGCGGCGGGGACACCTGCGCCTGAGCGCCGCAATGATGGACCTGGACCACTTCAAGAGAGTCAACGACACGTTCGGGCACGACGCGGGCGACGCCGTGCTCCGGCACTTCGCCTCGGTCCTCAAGGAGCGGTTCAGGGAGACCGACATCCTGGCCCGGTTCGGCGGCGAGGAATTCTGCGTGCTCTCGGTGAATATGGACCCGGCGAAAGCGTTCGACATCTTTGATGCGTTCAGGCGGGAAGTGGCCGCCAAACCCGTGCTCCACGGCGGACGCGAGATCCCGTGCTCCGTGAGCGTCGGGGTCGCCGTCGGGCCCGGGGCCGGTTTCGAGGAACTGCTCAAGGCCTCGGACGAATTGCTCTACCGCTCCAAGGCGGAGGGCCGCAACCGGGTCACCGTCGGCTGA